From the Burkholderia glumae LMG 2196 = ATCC 33617 genome, one window contains:
- the htpG gene encoding molecular chaperone HtpG, whose product MAHETMSFQAEVKQLLHLMIHSLYSNKEIFLRELVSNASDAADKLRFEALENGALYENDPNLRIRIGFDKAARTITIDDNGIGMSRDEAIANLGTIARSGTKEFFSKLSGDQQRDAALIGQFGVGFYSGFIVADRITVETRRAGTPASEGVRWESTGEGDFTVDAIERAQRGTTITLHLREGEDDLLSSHRIKSIIRKYSDHVGLPILMKQEEWNQEKGEMVEKDEDETINQASALWTRSKQDISEEQYKQFYQHVAHDHQDPLAWTHNRVEGRSEYTQLLYLPAHAPFDLWNRDYRGGLKLYVKRVFIMDDAEQLLPQYLRFVKGIVDSADLPLNVSREILQESRDVRTIRDGVTKRVLSMLEELANAEDDAGKDKYKTFWTEFGQVLKEGVGEDHANRERVAKLLRFASTHGESAEQNVSLADYVARMKPEQSKIYYVTADTWQAATHSPHLEVFRKKGVEVLLLTDRVDEWMLSYLNEFDGKPLASVARGDLDLGALDDEEKKAQQETGEAMKPVVEKIKETLGDKVKDVRVTFRLTDSPSCLVADEHDMSGYLQRMLKAAGQQAPAMQPILEINPDHALIKQLNTEGADFADWCHLLLDQALLAEGGALEDPAAFVKRTNALLLSRGA is encoded by the coding sequence ATGGCACATGAAACGATGAGCTTCCAGGCGGAGGTCAAGCAGCTCCTCCATCTGATGATCCATTCGCTGTACAGCAACAAGGAAATCTTCCTTCGCGAACTGGTGTCGAACGCGTCCGACGCAGCCGACAAGCTCCGTTTCGAGGCGCTCGAGAACGGCGCGCTCTACGAGAACGATCCGAACCTGCGGATCCGCATCGGCTTCGACAAGGCCGCGCGCACCATCACGATCGACGACAACGGCATCGGCATGAGCCGCGACGAGGCGATCGCGAACCTCGGCACCATCGCGCGCTCGGGCACCAAGGAATTCTTCTCGAAGCTCTCGGGCGACCAGCAGCGCGACGCCGCGCTGATCGGCCAGTTCGGCGTGGGCTTCTACTCCGGCTTCATCGTCGCCGACCGGATCACCGTCGAGACCCGTCGCGCCGGCACCCCGGCCAGCGAAGGCGTGCGCTGGGAGAGCACGGGCGAGGGCGATTTCACGGTCGACGCGATCGAGCGCGCGCAGCGCGGCACCACCATCACGCTGCACCTGCGCGAAGGCGAGGACGACCTGCTGTCGTCGCACCGGATCAAGTCGATCATCCGCAAGTACTCGGACCACGTCGGCCTGCCGATCCTGATGAAGCAGGAGGAGTGGAACCAGGAAAAGGGCGAGATGGTCGAGAAGGACGAGGACGAGACCATCAACCAGGCGAGCGCGCTCTGGACCCGCTCGAAGCAGGACATCAGCGAGGAGCAGTACAAGCAGTTCTATCAGCATGTCGCGCACGACCACCAGGACCCGCTCGCCTGGACCCACAATCGCGTCGAGGGGCGCAGCGAGTACACGCAGCTGCTGTACCTGCCCGCGCACGCGCCGTTCGACCTGTGGAACCGCGACTATCGCGGCGGCCTGAAGCTGTACGTGAAGCGCGTGTTCATCATGGACGACGCCGAGCAGCTGCTGCCGCAGTACCTGCGCTTCGTGAAGGGGATCGTCGATTCGGCCGACCTGCCGCTGAACGTCTCGCGTGAAATCCTGCAGGAAAGCCGCGACGTGCGCACGATCCGCGACGGCGTGACCAAGCGCGTGCTGTCGATGCTCGAGGAGCTGGCCAACGCCGAGGACGATGCCGGCAAGGACAAGTACAAGACGTTCTGGACCGAGTTCGGCCAGGTGCTGAAGGAAGGCGTCGGCGAGGACCACGCGAACCGCGAGCGCGTCGCCAAGCTGCTGCGCTTCGCCTCGACGCACGGCGAGAGCGCCGAGCAGAACGTGTCGCTGGCCGACTACGTCGCGCGCATGAAGCCCGAGCAGTCGAAGATCTACTACGTGACGGCCGACACGTGGCAGGCCGCCACCCACAGCCCGCATCTGGAGGTGTTCCGCAAGAAGGGCGTGGAAGTGCTGTTGCTGACCGACCGCGTCGACGAGTGGATGCTCTCGTACCTGAACGAGTTCGACGGCAAGCCGCTCGCGAGCGTGGCGCGCGGCGACCTCGACCTCGGCGCGCTCGACGACGAGGAAAAGAAGGCGCAGCAGGAAACCGGCGAGGCGATGAAGCCGGTGGTCGAGAAGATCAAGGAAACGCTTGGCGACAAGGTGAAGGACGTGCGCGTGACGTTCCGCCTGACCGACTCGCCGTCGTGCCTGGTGGCCGACGAGCACGACATGAGCGGCTACCTGCAGCGCATGCTGAAGGCGGCCGGCCAGCAGGCGCCGGCGATGCAGCCGATCCTCGAGATCAATCCCGACCACGCCCTGATCAAGCAGCTGAACACCGAGGGCGCCGACTTCGCCGACTGGTGCCACCTGCTGCTCGATCAGGCGCTGCTCGCCGAGGGCGGCGCGCTCGAGGACCCGGCTGCGTTCGTCAAGCGCACCAACGCCCTGCTGCTGTCGCGCGGCGCGTGA
- a CDS encoding PLP-dependent aminotransferase family protein, whose protein sequence is MSTVPLDQIPAPHDTATLTLVDQLVQWARRRIDERVFRPGMRMPSIRKLAVDKNVSRFTVVEAYERLVAQGYLDSRRGSGFYVRERTPAALPGEAARRAGGAPPMPVDNPIDVVWLLRNMLHTVSPEKGPGLGYLPARWLDGELITSALRALGRQTGAQMLGLGSAQGFLPLRQQLQTRLAEFEVGATPEQIVLVSGVTHAIDLIARLYVRPGDAVIVGDPAWFQMFGRFASQGARLVGMPYTPDGPDLDALEALVQQWRPKMLVINSVLHNPTGTSLSAAQAFRILRLAEAYDFLVVEDDIYGDLCPARYPATRLASLDQLKRVILLGSFSKTLAANLRVGYIACSREVADALTDQKMLAGMATPELNERVLYKVLTDGHYRRHVERLRGRLDGVRDKTARMLERVGLRLFTTPAAGMFLWADTGADADALAAAAHEAGFLLTPGSLFSPQQSPSTWTRFNVANCGDPALATFLARYLDAVPRRAAEGERRGFDAA, encoded by the coding sequence ATGTCCACCGTTCCGCTCGACCAGATTCCCGCGCCGCACGACACGGCCACGCTGACCCTCGTCGACCAGCTCGTGCAATGGGCGCGGCGGCGCATCGACGAGCGGGTGTTCCGGCCCGGCATGCGCATGCCGTCGATCCGCAAGCTCGCGGTGGACAAGAACGTCTCGCGCTTCACGGTGGTGGAGGCCTACGAGCGGCTCGTCGCGCAGGGCTACCTCGATTCGCGGCGCGGCTCCGGCTTCTACGTGCGCGAGCGCACCCCCGCGGCGCTGCCGGGCGAGGCCGCGCGGCGCGCCGGCGGGGCGCCGCCCATGCCGGTCGACAATCCGATCGACGTGGTCTGGCTGCTGCGCAACATGCTGCACACGGTCAGCCCGGAAAAGGGGCCGGGGCTCGGCTACCTGCCGGCGCGCTGGCTCGACGGCGAATTGATCACCAGCGCGCTGCGCGCGCTCGGCCGCCAGACCGGCGCGCAGATGCTCGGGCTCGGCAGCGCGCAGGGCTTCCTGCCGCTGCGCCAGCAGCTGCAGACGCGGCTCGCCGAGTTCGAGGTCGGCGCCACTCCGGAGCAGATCGTGCTGGTGTCCGGCGTCACGCATGCGATCGACCTGATCGCGCGGCTCTACGTGCGCCCGGGCGATGCCGTGATCGTCGGCGATCCGGCCTGGTTCCAGATGTTCGGGCGTTTCGCCTCGCAGGGCGCGCGGCTGGTCGGCATGCCGTACACGCCCGACGGTCCCGATCTCGACGCGCTCGAGGCGCTGGTCCAGCAGTGGCGGCCCAAGATGCTGGTGATCAACTCGGTGCTGCACAACCCCACCGGCACCTCGCTGTCGGCCGCCCAGGCGTTCCGCATCCTGCGGCTCGCCGAGGCCTACGATTTCCTGGTGGTCGAGGACGACATCTACGGCGATCTCTGCCCGGCCCGCTATCCGGCCACGCGGCTCGCGAGCCTCGACCAGTTGAAGCGCGTGATCCTGCTCGGCAGCTTCTCCAAGACGCTCGCGGCCAACCTGCGGGTGGGCTACATCGCTTGCTCGCGCGAGGTCGCCGACGCGCTGACGGATCAGAAGATGCTGGCCGGCATGGCCACCCCCGAACTCAACGAGCGCGTGCTGTACAAGGTGCTGACCGACGGCCATTACCGGCGCCACGTCGAGCGGCTGCGCGGGCGGCTCGACGGCGTGCGCGACAAGACCGCGAGGATGCTCGAGCGCGTCGGCCTGCGCCTTTTCACGACGCCGGCGGCCGGCATGTTCCTGTGGGCCGACACCGGCGCCGACGCCGACGCGCTGGCCGCCGCGGCGCACGAGGCCGGCTTTCTGCTGACGCCGGGCAGCCTGTTCTCGCCGCAGCAGTCGCCGTCCACCTGGACGCGCTTCAACGTCGCGAATTGCGGTGATCCGGCGCTGGCCACGTTTCTCGCGCGCTATCTCGACGCGGTGCCGCGGCGCGCCGCGGAAGGCGAGCGCCGCGGGTTCGACGCGGCCTAG